TATAATATAAGGTAAATCAACGTTATAGGAGAATTAAATTTATGAACACCGTCCTTTGGATTATTCTTGTTTTTGTAGCCCTTTTAGGTGGTTTTTATGGAGGCGCATACTTTGCCCGCAAACAAATGGAGAAAGAATTGGCTGAAAATCCTCGTTTGAATGTGGACGCTGTTCGTACCATGATGTCGGCTGCGGGTCAAAAGCCAAATGAAGCAAAAGTGCGTCAAACATATAACCAAATTATCAAACAACAAAAACAAGCACTTGCAGATAGCAAGAAAAAGAAAAAATAATGGTGGGGAGCTGGGACGTGAATCTCAGCTTTTTACATGTAACCTAGGGGATAAGGAGGCAAGATGGATAATCGACCTATAGGATTTTTAGATTCTGGTGTCGGAGGACTGACGGTGGTACGTGAACTTAAACGTCAGTTGCCTCACGAGTCTATTGTTTATATTGGTGACTCTGCTAGGGCGCCGTATGGTCCTAGACCAGCAGAACAAATCAGAGAGTATACATGGCAGTTGGTTAAATTTCTTCTGACCAAAGATGTAAAAATGATCGTTATTGCTTGTAATACGGCAACAGCAGTAGTTTGGGAGGAAATCAAAGGAGCCTTGGATATCCCAGTGCTAGGTGTGGTTTTGCCTGGTTCTAGTGCTGCCATTAAGTCTAGCCAATCGGGTCATATTGGCGTCATTGGGACTCCTATGACGATTTCCTCTAACATCTATGAACAAAAAATTAAGCATCTGGCACCACAAATGAATGTCTTGAGTTTATCTTGTCCTCGCTTTGCCCCCATTGTTGAATCCAATGAAATTAACTCAAGTGTGGCTAAAAAGATTGTTTATGAGAGCATGGCACCTTTAGTCGGTAAGGTAGATACCTTGGTTTTAGGTTGCACCCATTACCCACTTTTACGTCCTATCATCCAGAATGTTATGGGGCCAAGTGTCAAGCTAATTGATAGCGGAGCTGAAACGGTTCGTGATGTTTCCGTTTTGCTCAATTATTTTGAAATTAATCGTAGCCGTGAAGTCGAAGACAAGACGGAAGAATATTACACCACAGCTAGTGTGCTTGGTTTTAAAGAAATCGCAGAACAATGGCTGGGTGAAGAAGTTGCTGTCCAACATGTCGATTTGGACAAGGAGTTAGAAAATGACTAAATCAATTTTAGAATATAAAGACGAACAAGACTGGTATTTGGCTAGTTTTGGAAGCTACAATCACTTGACTTGTTTTGGTGGTGATGAGGCCTATGAACAATTTGTTGACCTTTTCCAAGCCTTGACTAACGTTTTGGCTGTTAGTGGTTTCCAGTTACATATTGCTAAACATTCTTCAGACCTTCGCTTAGTATCCTTTATTTTGGATTGCTTGAAAGAGGAAACTGGTCGTGACCTAGCTGTTACGCAACATCAAGGGGCCTTGGTAGTTAGTGAAGGGGATAAGCTTGTCTATGTTCATGTGCCAAGAGAAGGTGTCACCTTGAGTGATTTCTTTGGTTCTGATAACAAATCAGATTTTGGTGATGTCCTATTGATTGCGACACGCAATGAAGGAAAAACTAAGGAATTTCGTAAACTATTTGGAAAACTAGGCATTAAGGTAGAGAATCTTAATGATTATCCAGACCTTCCTGAAGTTGCTGAAACAGGTATGACCTTTGAGGAAAATGCACGCTTGAAGGCGGAAACCATTTCTGACTTAACTGGTAAAATGGTCCTCTCAGATGACTCTGGTTTGCAGGTAGATGTTCTTGGAGGCTTACCAGGAGTTTGGTCTGCACGCTTTGCAGGTCCTGATGCTACAGATGCTGAAAATAATGCTAAATTATTGCACGAGCTGGCTATGGTGCTTGATGATAGCAAACGTACGGCGAACTTCCATACAACCCTAGTTGTTGCAGCACCTGGACGTGATAGTTTGGTTGTTGATGCCGACTGGAAGGGTTATATTGGCCGAGAACCGAAAGGCGATAATGGTTTTGGTTATGATCCACTCTTTTTAGTTGGTAATACGGGTAAAACGGCAGCAGAGCTTTCTGCAGAAGAGAAAAATGAACAATCTCACCGTGGACAAGCTGTTAAGAAACTTATGGAGGTCTTCCCAACATGGCAGAACAAACAATAATCGTAATGAGCGACTCCCATGGAGATCGTGACATTGTAGTAGATATAAAAAATCGTTATCAGGGAAAGGTGGATGCTATTTTCCACAACGGGGATTCTGAGTTAGAATCAAGTGATCCTGTTTGGGAAGGTATCCATGTTGTTCGAGGAAACTGTGACTATGATTCAGGTTATCCAGAACGTTTGGTCGTTAAACTTGGAGATGTGATTATTGCACAAACACATGGTCATCTCTATGGCATTAATTTTACCTGGGACAAGTTAGATCTTTGGGCGCAACAAGAGGATGCAGATATTTGTCTTTATGGCCACTTGCATGCGGCAACAGCTTGGCGAAATGGTGAGACAGTGTTTATCAATCCAGGTTCTGTTTTACAGCCACGTGGACCTATCCATGAGAAACTTTATGCAAAGGTGATTATAAATGATGCAAAAATTCGTGTGGAATATTACACACGTGACCATGAACTTTATTCAGAACTTACACAGGAATTTGAACGATGATTGCTAAAGAATTTGAAGATTTTTTGTTGGCTCGTTTAGATAATTATTTAATTCCATCAGATCAGGTTGCTATTTTTATTGATAGTCATAACGCTAATCATGTGGTTTTGCTTTTGACGAGTAACGGTTATTCGCGCGTTCCCGTTTTGACTAAGGATAAGCATTATCTTGGGACCATATCTTTGACAGATATTAAGCGTTATCAAGATGAACATAACTTGCAAGAGTGGGAGATGGTTAACCGTGATATCGGGCCGATGACATCAGATGTCGTGGAAACAGTGGAAGATAATGCTAATCTAAACGAGGTAATGCATAAACTAGTTGATAATCCTTTCCTTCCTGTGGTTGATAGCCAAGGTATTTTCAAAGGAATTATCACACGAAAATCGATTCTAAAGGCGGTTAATAGCCTCTTACATGACTTTACACATGACTATATCATCATTCCAAAAACAACTAACAACTCAGATCACTGATTTTCTGGCTACTAAGGTCATTTCAGAGAGTTCAAAGCAAGCTTATACTTATGATCTTAAGCAGTTTGCAACTTTGATTTCAGGACAAATTGATCAAACCACTTTAAAGCTCTATGAAAACCAACTCAAGGAATGGAAGCCATCCGTACAAAAACGTAAGCGCTCTGCGGTCAATCAATTTTTACTATATCTCTATCAAAAGGGTGAATTAGCGAATTTTTTCAAACTATCAGAGATGGTAACGCTACCTTCTCAGGAGGATAAGTTGCAGATACTGGATCTTTCATCGCTTTATGAGGGACGTGAAGGGGCTGGGAAACTGGCCTGTCTGCTGATTCTAGAGTTGGGGCTCTTGCCTTCAGAGATTTTGGAGTTGGACTGGTCCGATATCGACTTGGATTTTGGTGTTGTAACTGTGGCCAAGGGAACGACTAAGCGTGTTCTTAGACTTGAAGCAGATTTGAAACAGTATTTGTTGGCTATTAAGGATGTGAACAGTCAGGGATTGCTTTTGGGTAAGGTCTATACTCGACAATGGCTGTATAAGCAAATCCAGACTTATGTTAGTGACTGTGGCTTATCGAATGTGACTGCTCAAGTCTTGCGTCAGCAATTTATTCTTAGACAAATTGAAAAGGGAACGGGCGCCTTTGAACTTGCTCGTTTACTGGGACTAAAAAGTCCAGTGACCTTGGAGAAATACTATAAAATCTAATGGATATTAAGTTAAAAGATTTTGAGGGGCCACTGGATTTGTTGCTCCATCTGGTTTCTAAGTATGAGGTAGATATTTACGATGTCCCCATTGTTGAGGTTATTGAGCAATACTTGGCTTATTTGGCAACCTTGCAAGCCATGAAGCTTGAAGTTGCTGGGGAATATATGCTTATGGCTAGTCAGCTCATGCTGATTAAGAGTCGTAAGCTTCTGCCGACAGTGGTGGAAGCTGAGCCAGAAGCAGATGATCCAGAACTAGAGCTCTTGAGTCAGTTGGAAGAATATGCACGCTTCAAAGCAGCTAGTCAAGAGTTGGCTAAGCAGCATGAAGTGCGGGCTCAGTATTTTTCAAAACCAAAAGTTGAATTAGTTTATGAAGATGTGACGCTGAATCAGGATAAGACCATTCAAGACATTTTCTTGGCTTTTTCAAAAATCATGACTGAAAAGCAAGAAGAAATTCGCCGAAATCATACAACCATTGCGCGTGACGATTATAAAATTGAAGACATGATGCTGATTATTGAGGAAGCATTTGGCTCAAAAAATGAGCTATATCTGGATGAACTTTTCACAGATGCTAAAGACATGAATCAAGTAATCACCCTCTTTTTGGCAACTCTTGAATTGATTAAGGTACATCGCATATCAGTACAACAGGAAACAATTTTTGGCACAATCACACTAAGAAAGGAATGGACGAATGAGTAGTCACTTAGCACGATTAGAAGCTTTACTTTTTGTGGCTGGTGAAGATGGTCTTAGTCTACGTACTATGGCACAGCTTTTGGAAATGCCAGTGACGGGTCTGACTCAGTCTTTGGAGAAATTGCAAGCTAAGTACGAGGCAGATGAGGATTCAGCTCTGTGTTTATTGGAATCATCAAATACCTATAAGTTAGTGACTAAACCAGATTTTGCAAGTCTCCTTCGTGACTATTCTAAAACGCCTATTAACCAGAGTCTATCACGAGCGAGTCTTGAGGTCCTCTCTATAGTTGCGTATAAACAGCCCATTACTCGCGCTGAAGTTGATGACATTAGAGGTGTTAATTCTAGTGGCGCTATTGCTAAACTTCAGGCCTTTGATCTTATTCAAGAGGCTGGTAAAAAGGATGCTGTCGGTCGTCCTAACCTATATGCGACTACTGATTATTTCCTAGACTATATGGGTATTAACAGTTTAGACGAGCTTGTGGCGATTGATCAACTAGAACTTGAAGATCAAGAAACGAGTCTCTTTAGGGAAGATGCTTCAGAGGAACTTGAGGACTTGGACAATTAAGAGTAAACCTTGTTGAAACTAATCATTAAAAATAAAGAAACATAGCAGAGATGCTAGGTAGAAAGGATACAGCTTAAGCTGTAGAAAAAGAATGCGAATTAATAAATATATTGCCCACGCTGGTGTGGCCAGCCGTCGTAAGGCTGAGGAACTGATTAAAGAGGGTCGTGTGACCCTAAATGGTAAGACCGTTACGGAATTGGCAACAATTGTCAAAAATGGTGATATTGTAGAGGTAAATGGTAGCCCAATTTATAATGAAGAGAAGGTCTATTATCTTCTTAATAAACCACGAGGGGTTATTTCTTCGGTATCTGATGAGAAAAATCGTAAGACGGTGATTGACCTCATGCCCCACGTTAAGGAACGTATCTATCCTGTTGGTCGTCTTGACTGGGATACGACGGGGCTTCTTATTTTGACTAATGATGGTGACTTTACCGATAAGATGATTCACCCACGTAATGAGATTGACAAGGTTTATTTGGCGCGTGTCAAAGGTATTGCGACCAAGGAGAACCTTCGTCCTTTGACTCGTGGTGTTGTCATTGATGGTAAGAAAACAAAACCAGCACGTTACAATATTATCAAAGTAGACCATGAAAAGAACCGTTCAGTTGTTGAATTGACAATTCATGAAGGGCGTAACCACCAGGTTAAGAAAATGTTTGAATCAGTGGGCTTGCTTGTTGATAAGTTGTCACGTACGCGTTTTGGTACCCTTGATTTAACAGGGCTTCGCCCAGGTGAATCACGCCGTCTGAATAAGAAAGAAATCAGTCAGCTTCATAACGCTGCTGTCAATAAGGTTAAATAATGAAAAGATTTCTGATTGCCTTAGTAAAGGCTTATCAGAGATGGATTTCTCCCCTATTTCCACCCTCTTGCCGTTTTCGTCCAACTTGTTCGGTTTATATGATCCAAGCAATAGAAATGCACGGTTTAAAGGGAGTTCTTATGGGAGTTGCCCGTATCTTAAGATGTCACCCTTTATCAGAGACTGGCGATGATCCGGTGCCAGATTATTTTAGTCTAAAACGTAATAAAACTCCTTTGAATAAATGAATCCAAAGGAGTTTTTCTATGCTTAAGTTTTTGACCAAGTTTTTGGCAGGAAGAGGAGTAGTAAAGGATAAATTTCCAAACGTCCTGCAATCATAGCAAATCCCATGATAAGCTTAGACAAAGGACTGAAAATAGCAAAGCTATCACTCGTTCCAAGTAAAGGTCCAATATTGTTA
The DNA window shown above is from Streptococcus salivarius and carries:
- a CDS encoding YneF family protein, coding for MNTVLWIILVFVALLGGFYGGAYFARKQMEKELAENPRLNVDAVRTMMSAAGQKPNEAKVRQTYNQIIKQQKQALADSKKKKK
- the racE gene encoding glutamate racemase, which encodes MDNRPIGFLDSGVGGLTVVRELKRQLPHESIVYIGDSARAPYGPRPAEQIREYTWQLVKFLLTKDVKMIVIACNTATAVVWEEIKGALDIPVLGVVLPGSSAAIKSSQSGHIGVIGTPMTISSNIYEQKIKHLAPQMNVLSLSCPRFAPIVESNEINSSVAKKIVYESMAPLVGKVDTLVLGCTHYPLLRPIIQNVMGPSVKLIDSGAETVRDVSVLLNYFEINRSREVEDKTEEYYTTASVLGFKEIAEQWLGEEVAVQHVDLDKELEND
- a CDS encoding nucleoside-triphosphate diphosphatase; the encoded protein is MTKSILEYKDEQDWYLASFGSYNHLTCFGGDEAYEQFVDLFQALTNVLAVSGFQLHIAKHSSDLRLVSFILDCLKEETGRDLAVTQHQGALVVSEGDKLVYVHVPREGVTLSDFFGSDNKSDFGDVLLIATRNEGKTKEFRKLFGKLGIKVENLNDYPDLPEVAETGMTFEENARLKAETISDLTGKMVLSDDSGLQVDVLGGLPGVWSARFAGPDATDAENNAKLLHELAMVLDDSKRTANFHTTLVVAAPGRDSLVVDADWKGYIGREPKGDNGFGYDPLFLVGNTGKTAAELSAEEKNEQSHRGQAVKKLMEVFPTWQNKQ
- a CDS encoding metallophosphoesterase, with the protein product MAEQTIIVMSDSHGDRDIVVDIKNRYQGKVDAIFHNGDSELESSDPVWEGIHVVRGNCDYDSGYPERLVVKLGDVIIAQTHGHLYGINFTWDKLDLWAQQEDADICLYGHLHAATAWRNGETVFINPGSVLQPRGPIHEKLYAKVIINDAKIRVEYYTRDHELYSELTQEFER
- the cbpB gene encoding cyclic-di-AMP-binding protein CbpB, whose amino-acid sequence is MIAKEFEDFLLARLDNYLIPSDQVAIFIDSHNANHVVLLLTSNGYSRVPVLTKDKHYLGTISLTDIKRYQDEHNLQEWEMVNRDIGPMTSDVVETVEDNANLNEVMHKLVDNPFLPVVDSQGIFKGIITRKSILKAVNSLLHDFTHDYIIIPKTTNNSDH
- the xerD gene encoding site-specific tyrosine recombinase XerD, producing MTISSFQKQLTTQITDFLATKVISESSKQAYTYDLKQFATLISGQIDQTTLKLYENQLKEWKPSVQKRKRSAVNQFLLYLYQKGELANFFKLSEMVTLPSQEDKLQILDLSSLYEGREGAGKLACLLILELGLLPSEILELDWSDIDLDFGVVTVAKGTTKRVLRLEADLKQYLLAIKDVNSQGLLLGKVYTRQWLYKQIQTYVSDCGLSNVTAQVLRQQFILRQIEKGTGAFELARLLGLKSPVTLEKYYKI
- a CDS encoding segregation/condensation protein A yields the protein MDIKLKDFEGPLDLLLHLVSKYEVDIYDVPIVEVIEQYLAYLATLQAMKLEVAGEYMLMASQLMLIKSRKLLPTVVEAEPEADDPELELLSQLEEYARFKAASQELAKQHEVRAQYFSKPKVELVYEDVTLNQDKTIQDIFLAFSKIMTEKQEEIRRNHTTIARDDYKIEDMMLIIEEAFGSKNELYLDELFTDAKDMNQVITLFLATLELIKVHRISVQQETIFGTITLRKEWTNE
- the scpB gene encoding SMC-Scp complex subunit ScpB, with translation MSSHLARLEALLFVAGEDGLSLRTMAQLLEMPVTGLTQSLEKLQAKYEADEDSALCLLESSNTYKLVTKPDFASLLRDYSKTPINQSLSRASLEVLSIVAYKQPITRAEVDDIRGVNSSGAIAKLQAFDLIQEAGKKDAVGRPNLYATTDYFLDYMGINSLDELVAIDQLELEDQETSLFREDASEELEDLDN
- a CDS encoding pseudouridine synthase, with translation MRINKYIAHAGVASRRKAEELIKEGRVTLNGKTVTELATIVKNGDIVEVNGSPIYNEEKVYYLLNKPRGVISSVSDEKNRKTVIDLMPHVKERIYPVGRLDWDTTGLLILTNDGDFTDKMIHPRNEIDKVYLARVKGIATKENLRPLTRGVVIDGKKTKPARYNIIKVDHEKNRSVVELTIHEGRNHQVKKMFESVGLLVDKLSRTRFGTLDLTGLRPGESRRLNKKEISQLHNAAVNKVK
- the yidD gene encoding membrane protein insertion efficiency factor YidD — protein: MKRFLIALVKAYQRWISPLFPPSCRFRPTCSVYMIQAIEMHGLKGVLMGVARILRCHPLSETGDDPVPDYFSLKRNKTPLNK